ATGGCCTGATTGATCTTGTGCGAGTCCGACGCCAGGCGGGCCTTGTCGCTGCCGCCACGGAACAGGTTGTAGTTCATCACGACCCCCACTCGCCATTCGTTGTCGTGGCCCAGGTCGCCCTGCACATTGTTATTGGCACTCACCGCCGCCTCGGCATCGAAGCGTGGGTAGAACGGCGACTTCGCCACTTCGTACTGGCTCTCGGCGGCCATCACATCGGACTGGGCGGATTTCAGGTAAGGGTTGTTCTCCAGCATGCTGCGCCGGGCGCCGAGTTGGTCGGCGGGCAACTCGCCCTTGATCGAGGCCGGGCTTTCCAGTTCGTCCGGCATGCGTCCGACCACGCTGTAGAAGTTTGATTCAGCGTCCTGCAGATCGACCAGCGCGGTCTGGTAGTTGTTGTCCGCCAGGGCCCGACGGGCGGTGGACTGGTCGCGGTCGGCGGTGCTGCCGATACCGCGTTCGGTGCGCAGGCCGATCTGGTCGGTGACCCGCAGGTGCGCCTGCAGGTTGTTCTTGGCCAGTGTCAGCAGGTCGCGGCGCTTGAGCACTTCCAGGTACACCTCGACGGTGCGCAGGGCCAGGCTTTCGGCAGTGCCACGGGTGTAATAGGCGCGGGAGTTGACCACCGCCCCGGTGCGTTGCACTTCGTTGGAGGTGTTGAAACCGTCGAACAGCATCTGGCGCAGGCGCAGTTCCGACTGGGTGTAGTTGTCGGTCTCGGTGTGGTGGTTGCCGCCACGGGCGCGGGTGGTGCTGCTGTCGCTGTAGCCGCGGCCATAGGCGGCATTCAGGTCGAGGCTGGGATAGAAACCGCCCTTGGCGACTTTCACATCTTCATCGGCTGACAGCCGGCTGTTACGACTGGCATTGAGTTCCGGGTGAGTGTCCAGCGTGCTTTGGATCGCTTGGGTCAGCGACATCGCTTGGGTGTTGGCGCATGCCATGGCGATCAGAATGGCGCTGCAGAGGGGGGTAAAGACGCGCATGGGTACATCTCCTGTGTCTCAGTGCTGCTGGTCTGTCGCCATTTATTTGACGAATTTAGGGGGCAAACCGTCTCAGGCTTGTAACAACAGAGCTAAGAACATTTGTAGGAGGACCTAAGAAGAATTTTTCATAACGTTTATCTCCAAAAAAACTTATGCGTTCTGCGTGAAGCAAGACATTGTTCAAAGCACAAGCCTTGAGTTATGTGCGCTTCGGCGCATTTCCAGGCGCTTGGAAAGTTCAATCGCAAGTGCAAGCGGATGATGGGGTAGCGGAAAAAAGGGAATTTCTGGGTGACGGTTTTTTGTCACTTGTTCCCTTGGAAGGCTCTCTGCAGGCGGGTCGAAGCGCGGATTGGCGGCTGATTTGAATCAGTTTTGTGCCACCTCCGAGCCACCCGTTCCACCGCACTTGTGCACGTAACCGAGGTGCCGACTACTGGGGTCGGACAGGGAGATAAGCACATGGCCAAGTCAATCGGTGTTGTCAGCAAGGTGGTTGGGGAAGTCTTTGCCGTGGCGGGAGATGGTAGCCGCCGAAGCCTGGTCGAAGGCGACCGACTGTTTGCCGACGAGCGACTGCAAACCGGCGCGGCCGGTGCGGTGGCGGTGAAACTGACCAACGGCCATGAGCTGACCCTGGGCCGCGACAGCAGCCTGGACCTTTCCCCGCAATTGCTGGCCGGCCACGCGCCGCAGGTTCACGCCTCGCAAGACCTTGCACCAAGCCAGGCGCAATTGACCGATGTGCAGCAACTGCAAAAAGCCATTGCTGCCGGTGTCGACCCGACCCAGACCGCTGAGGCCACCGCCGCCGGCCAGACCGGCAGTACGGCGGCGGGTGAGTTGGGCGGTGGGCACTCCTTTGTGCTGCTGACCGAAGTCGCCGGGCGCGTGGAGCCGGTCATCGGCTTTCCGACGGCGGGCTTTGGCGGAATTCCCGAGTTTCCGTTGTTCCAGGTCGCCGGCCAGCCGGATACCGGCAACGGCCAGCCGGTGGTGGTGCCTCCCGACAACCCGGTGAGCCTGGGCGGGCTGGAGGTCGAGGGCGGTGAGTTGACGCTCAACGAGGCCAATCTTGCCCAAGGCTCGGCCAGCAATCCGGCGGCGTTGGTGCAAAGCGGCAGCTTCAACGTCTCGGCACCCGATGGCCTGCAAAGCCTGACCGTGGGCGGCATCAGCGTGGTCAGCGGCGGGGTGGCCAGCAGCTTCCCACAGACGATTACCACCGGGCTGGGCAACACCCTGAGCATCACCGGCTACAACGCGGCCACCGGGGTGATCAGCTACAGCTATACCTTGACCGGCAATGAGGCCCATCCGTCAGGTGGCGGCACCAACAGCCTGGGCGAGCAATTTGCGGTAGTCGCCACCGATAGCGATAACGACACCGCCACCGGCTCCTTGGATATCACCGTGATCGATGACGTGCCCAAGGCGCTGGATGACAGCCATGAGGGCAGCGCTTCGGAAAGCCTGTTGACCCTTAGTGGCAACGTATTGGACAACGACACCCAGGGGGCGGACCGTATCGCCACTGGCCCCATCGTCGGCGGTACCTTCAGCGGCCAATATGGCACCCTGGTCCTGGCTGCCGATGGCAGCTACACCTACACGCTTAACACCGCCGACCCCGACTTCGTCGCGCTGCAGGGCGGTGGCAATGGCACGGAAACCTTCACCTACACCCTGACCGACGCCGATGGCGACAGCAGCACCGCCAACCTGGTGCTGCAGGTCCATAACAACGACGATCCGGTGGTGATCGGTGGCATCAGCATCAACGGCGCCGACCTGACGCTCTATGAAAAAAACCTGGTGGACGGCAGCAGCCCCGACGCTAACGCGCTGACCCGCACTGGCAGCCTGACCGTGTCGGCAGCGGACGGCTTGCAGAACCTGTCCGTGGGCGGTATCAGCGTGGTGTCCGGTGGTGTTGCCGCCGGCTTCCCGCAATCGATCGCTACCGGCCTGGGCAATACCCTGACCATCACCGGTTTTGACCCGGCCACCGGAGTCATCAGCTACAGCTACACCTTGACCGGCACCGAGGCGCATCCAACGGCGGCGGGGGTCAATGAGCTGACCGAAAGCTTCAACGTGATCGCCAGTGATACCAACAACAGCACGGCCACCAGCACGCTGCATATCAGTGTGGTGGACGACGTACCGACCGCTGCCGATGACAGCAATGCGCAAGTGGCGTCTGAAAGCCTGCTGACCCTCAGCGGCACGGTGTTGACCAATGATGTGCAAGGCGCTGATCGAGTGGCGTCCGGGCCGGTTACGCCCGGGTCCTTCACTGGGCTCTACGGCACGCTGGAATTGGCGGCGAATGGCACTTATGTGTACACGCTGAACACCGCCGATAGCGACTTCCAGGCACTGCACGGTGGCGGGAGTGGGACTGAAACGTTTACCTACACCTTGACGGATGCCGACGGCGATACCAGCACCGCCAACCTTGTCTTGCAGGTGCATAACAACGACGATCCTGTGGTGTTGACGGGCCTTGAGGTGAACGGCGGGGAGGTGACGGTTTACGAGAAAAACCTGCCGCTGGGCAGCGCCAACGATGGGTCTGCATTGACCCAATCCGGCACGTTCACCGTGACCGCACTGGATGGCCTGAAGAACCTGACTGTGGGCGGTATCAGCGTCGTCACCAACGGCGTCGCCGCGACTTTCCCGCAATCGGAACCTACCGGTTTCGGCAACACCCTGACCATCACCGGCTACAACGCCAGCACTGGCGTGATCAGCTATAGCTACACCCTCAACGGCACTGATAGCCACCCAACTGGCGCAGGCACCAATAGCATCAGCGAGTCGTTCACGGTGACCGCCACCGACAGTAACAACAGCGGCGCTACGGGCACGTTGGACGTCAATGTGGTAGACGATGTGCCAAAGGCTTTCGACGACAACCCCGGCGGCGTGGCCTCTGAAAGCCAGCTCACCCTGACTGGCAGCGTGCTGGGCAACGATGTGCAAGGTGCTGATCGGGTCGCCACCGGCCCCGTCACGCCGAATACCATTGTCGGCACCTACGGGACGTTGCAATTGTTTGCCGATGGCAGCTATGTCTACACCCTGGACAAGACCGATCCGCAGTTCATGGCTCTGAATGGCGGTGGCAGCGGCACTGAAACCTTCACCTACCAACTGAACGACAGCGACGGCGATACCAGCACCGCCAACCTCGTCTTGCAGGTGCACAACAACGACGATCCAGTGGTACTGACGGGCCTTGAGGTGAACGGCGGCGAAGTCACCGTCTACGAGAAAAACCTGCCGTTGGGCAGCGCCAACGATGGGCCAGCCTTGACCCAATCCGGCACGTTCACCGTGACCGCACTGGATGGCCTGAAGAACCTGACTGTGGGCGGTATCAGCGTCGTCACCAATGGCGTCGCCGCGACTTTTCCGCAATCGGAACCTACTGGCTTCGGTAACACACTGACCATCACCGGCTACAACGCCAGCACTGGCGTGATCAGCTACAGCTACACCCTCAACGGCACTGATAGCCACCCAACCGGCGCAGGCACCAATAGCATCAGCGAGTCGTTTACGGTGACTGCCACCGACAGTAACAACAGCGGCGCTACGGGCACGTTGGACGTCAATGTGGTCGACGATGTGCCAAAGGCTTTCGACGACAACCCCGGCGGCGTGGCCTCTGAAAGCCAGCTCACCCTGACCGGCAGCGTGCTGGGCAACGATGTGCAAGGTGCTGATCGGGTCGCCACCGGGCCCGTCACGCCAAATACGATTGTCGGTACTTACGGCACCCTGCAATTGTTTGCTGATGGCAGCTATGTCTACACCCTGGACAAGACCGATCCGCAGTTCATGGCTCTGAATGGCGGTGGCAGCGGCACTGAAACCTTCACCTATCAACTGAACGACAGCGATGGCGATACCAGCACCGCCAACCTCGTCTTGCAGGTGCACAACAACGACGACCCTGTGGTCCTGACCGGACTGGAAGTAAACGGCGGCGAAGTCACCGTCTACGAGAAAAACCTGCCGTTGGGCAGCGCCAACGATGGGCCTGCGTTGACCCAGTCCGGCACCTTCACCGTGACCGCACTGGATGGCCTGAAGAACCTGACTGTGGGCGGTATCAGCGTCGTCACCAACGGCGTCGCCGCGACTTTCCCGCAATCGGAACCTACCGGTTTCGGCAACACCCTGACCATCACCGGCTACAACGCCAGCACTGGCGTGATCAGCTATAGCTACACGCTCAACGGCACTGATAGCCACCCAACTGGCGCAGGCACCAATAGCATCAGCGAGTCGTTCACGGTGACCGCCACCGACAGTAACAACAGCGGCGCTACGGGCACGTTGGACGTCAATGTGGTCGACGATGTGCCAAAGGCTTTCGACGACAACCCCGGCGGCGTGGCCTCTGAAAGCCAGCTCACCCTGACTGGCAGCGTGCTGGGCAACGATGTGCAAGGTGCTGATCGGGTCGCCACCGGCCCCGTCACGCCGAATACCATTGTCGGCACCTACGGGACGTTGCAATTGTTTGCCGATGGCAGCTATGTCTACACCCTGGACAAGACCGATCCGCAGTTCATGGCCTTGAGTGGTGGTGGCAGCGGCACTGAAACCTTCACCTATCAACTGAACGACAGCGACGGCGATACCAGCACCGCCAACCTCGTCTTGCAGGTGCACAACAACGACGACCCCGTGGTACTGACCGGCCTGGAAGTAAACGGCGGCGAAGTCACCGTCTACGAGAAAAACCTGCCGCTGGGCAGCGCCAACGATGGGCCTGCGTTGACCCAATCCGGCACGTTCACCGTGACCGCACTGGATGGCCTGAAGAACCTGACTGTGGGCGGTATCAGCGTCGTCACCAACGGCGTCGCCGCGACTTTCCCGCAATCGGAACCTACTGGCTTCGGCAACACCCTGACCATTACTGGCTACAACGCCAGCACCGGCGTGATCAGCTACAGCTACACCCTCAACGGCACCGACAGTCACCCAGCCGGCGCAGGCACCAATAGCATCAGCGAGTCGTTCACGGTGACTGCCACCGACAGCAACAACAGCGGCGCTACGGGCACGTTGGACGTCAATGTGGTCGATGATGTGCCAAAGGCTTTCGACGACAACCCCGGCGGCGTGGCCTCTGAAAGCCAGCTCACACTGACCGGCAGCGTGCTGGGCAACGATGTGCAAGGTGCTGATCGGGTCGCCACCGGGCCCGTCACGCCGAATACCATTGTCGGCACCTACGGGACGCTGCAATTGTTTGCCGATGGCAGCTATGTCTACACCCTGGACAAGACCGATCCGCAGTTTATGGCTCTGAATGGCGGTGGCAGCGGGACTGAGACTTTCACTTACCAACTGAACGACAGCGACGGCGATACCAGCACCGCCAACCTCGTTTTGCAGGTACATAACAACGACGACCCCGTGGTCCTGACCGGCCTGGAAGTAAACGGCGGCGAAGTCACCGTCTACGAGAAAAACCTGCCGCTGGGCAGCGCCAACGATGGGCCTGCGTTGACCCAATCCGGCACCTTCACCGTGACCGCACTGGATGGCCTGAAAAATCTGACTGTGGGCGGTATCAGCGTCGTCACCAACGGCGTCGCTGCCACGTTCCCGCAATCGGAACCCACCGGTTTCGGCAATACCCTGACCATTACTGGCTACAACGCCAGCACTGGCGTGATCAGCTATAGCTACACCCTCAACGGCACTGATAGCCACCCAACCGGCGCAGGTACCAATAGCATCAGCGAGTCGTTCACGGTGACTGCCACCGACAGCAACAACAGCGGCGCTACGGGCACGTTGGACGTCAATGTGGTCGACGATGTGCCAAAGGCTTTCGACGACAACCCTGGCGGCGTGGCCTCTGAAAGCCTGCTGACCCTGACCGGCAGCGTGCTGGGCAACGATGTGCAAGGTGCTGATCGGGTCGCCACCGGCCCCGTCACGCCGAATACCATTGTCGGCACCTACGGGACGTTGCAATTGTTTGCCGATGGCAGCTATGTCTACACCCTGGACAAGACCGATCCGCAGTTTATGGCTCTGAATGGCGGTGGCAGCGGGACTGAGACTTTCACTTACCAACTGAACGACAGCGACGGCGATACCAGCACCGCCAACCTCGTCTTGCAGGTACACAACAACGACGACCCAGTGGTTCTGACCGGCCTTGAGGTGAACGGCGGCGAAGTCACCGTCTACGAGAAAAACCTGCCGCTGGGCAGCGCCAACGATGGGCCTGCGTTGACCCAGTCCGGCACCTTCACCGTGACCGCACTGGATGGCCTGAAGAACCTGACTGTGGGCGGCATCAGCGTCGTCACCAACGGCGTCGCTGCCACGTTCCCGCAATCGGAACCTACTGGCTTCGGCAACACCCTGACCATTACTGGCTACAACGCCAGCACCGGCGTGATCAGCTACAGCTACACCCTCAACGGCACCGACAGTCACCCAACCGGCGCAGGCACCAATAGCATCAGCGAGTCGTTCACGGTGACTGCCACCGACAGCAACAACAGCGGCGCTACGGGCACGTTGGACGTCAATGTGGTCGACGATGTGCCAAAAGCCTTCGACGACAACCCCGGCGGCGTGGCCTCTGAAAGCCAGCTCACCCTGACCGGCAGCGTGCTGGGCAATGATGTACAAGGCGCGGATCGGATCGCCACCGGCCCCGTCACGCCAAATACGATTGTCGGTACTTACGGCACCCTGCAATTGTTTGCCGATGGCAGCTACACCTACACCCTCGACAAGACCGACCCACAATTTGTTGCC
The Pseudomonas hygromyciniae genome window above contains:
- a CDS encoding TolC family outer membrane protein; the protein is MRVFTPLCSAILIAMACANTQAMSLTQAIQSTLDTHPELNASRNSRLSADEDVKVAKGGFYPSLDLNAAYGRGYSDSSTTRARGGNHHTETDNYTQSELRLRQMLFDGFNTSNEVQRTGAVVNSRAYYTRGTAESLALRTVEVYLEVLKRRDLLTLAKNNLQAHLRVTDQIGLRTERGIGSTADRDQSTARRALADNNYQTALVDLQDAESNFYSVVGRMPDELESPASIKGELPADQLGARRSMLENNPYLKSAQSDVMAAESQYEVAKSPFYPRFDAEAAVSANNNVQGDLGHDNEWRVGVVMNYNLFRGGSDKARLASDSHKINQAMDIRNNALRMLNENLNLAWHAMDNARIQTPTAREYAETTQRVRAAYQDQFGLGQRTLLDLLDSENELYNANRRYTEVRYTEEFSMYRVLANMGELLNKERVVVPAEAIAQSEVRSEAHLPDLK
- a CDS encoding retention module-containing protein; this encodes MAKSIGVVSKVVGEVFAVAGDGSRRSLVEGDRLFADERLQTGAAGAVAVKLTNGHELTLGRDSSLDLSPQLLAGHAPQVHASQDLAPSQAQLTDVQQLQKAIAAGVDPTQTAEATAAGQTGSTAAGELGGGHSFVLLTEVAGRVEPVIGFPTAGFGGIPEFPLFQVAGQPDTGNGQPVVVPPDNPVSLGGLEVEGGELTLNEANLAQGSASNPAALVQSGSFNVSAPDGLQSLTVGGISVVSGGVASSFPQTITTGLGNTLSITGYNAATGVISYSYTLTGNEAHPSGGGTNSLGEQFAVVATDSDNDTATGSLDITVIDDVPKALDDSHEGSASESLLTLSGNVLDNDTQGADRIATGPIVGGTFSGQYGTLVLAADGSYTYTLNTADPDFVALQGGGNGTETFTYTLTDADGDSSTANLVLQVHNNDDPVVIGGISINGADLTLYEKNLVDGSSPDANALTRTGSLTVSAADGLQNLSVGGISVVSGGVAAGFPQSIATGLGNTLTITGFDPATGVISYSYTLTGTEAHPTAAGVNELTESFNVIASDTNNSTATSTLHISVVDDVPTAADDSNAQVASESLLTLSGTVLTNDVQGADRVASGPVTPGSFTGLYGTLELAANGTYVYTLNTADSDFQALHGGGSGTETFTYTLTDADGDTSTANLVLQVHNNDDPVVLTGLEVNGGEVTVYEKNLPLGSANDGSALTQSGTFTVTALDGLKNLTVGGISVVTNGVAATFPQSEPTGFGNTLTITGYNASTGVISYSYTLNGTDSHPTGAGTNSISESFTVTATDSNNSGATGTLDVNVVDDVPKAFDDNPGGVASESQLTLTGSVLGNDVQGADRVATGPVTPNTIVGTYGTLQLFADGSYVYTLDKTDPQFMALNGGGSGTETFTYQLNDSDGDTSTANLVLQVHNNDDPVVLTGLEVNGGEVTVYEKNLPLGSANDGPALTQSGTFTVTALDGLKNLTVGGISVVTNGVAATFPQSEPTGFGNTLTITGYNASTGVISYSYTLNGTDSHPTGAGTNSISESFTVTATDSNNSGATGTLDVNVVDDVPKAFDDNPGGVASESQLTLTGSVLGNDVQGADRVATGPVTPNTIVGTYGTLQLFADGSYVYTLDKTDPQFMALNGGGSGTETFTYQLNDSDGDTSTANLVLQVHNNDDPVVLTGLEVNGGEVTVYEKNLPLGSANDGPALTQSGTFTVTALDGLKNLTVGGISVVTNGVAATFPQSEPTGFGNTLTITGYNASTGVISYSYTLNGTDSHPTGAGTNSISESFTVTATDSNNSGATGTLDVNVVDDVPKAFDDNPGGVASESQLTLTGSVLGNDVQGADRVATGPVTPNTIVGTYGTLQLFADGSYVYTLDKTDPQFMALSGGGSGTETFTYQLNDSDGDTSTANLVLQVHNNDDPVVLTGLEVNGGEVTVYEKNLPLGSANDGPALTQSGTFTVTALDGLKNLTVGGISVVTNGVAATFPQSEPTGFGNTLTITGYNASTGVISYSYTLNGTDSHPAGAGTNSISESFTVTATDSNNSGATGTLDVNVVDDVPKAFDDNPGGVASESQLTLTGSVLGNDVQGADRVATGPVTPNTIVGTYGTLQLFADGSYVYTLDKTDPQFMALNGGGSGTETFTYQLNDSDGDTSTANLVLQVHNNDDPVVLTGLEVNGGEVTVYEKNLPLGSANDGPALTQSGTFTVTALDGLKNLTVGGISVVTNGVAATFPQSEPTGFGNTLTITGYNASTGVISYSYTLNGTDSHPTGAGTNSISESFTVTATDSNNSGATGTLDVNVVDDVPKAFDDNPGGVASESLLTLTGSVLGNDVQGADRVATGPVTPNTIVGTYGTLQLFADGSYVYTLDKTDPQFMALNGGGSGTETFTYQLNDSDGDTSTANLVLQVHNNDDPVVLTGLEVNGGEVTVYEKNLPLGSANDGPALTQSGTFTVTALDGLKNLTVGGISVVTNGVAATFPQSEPTGFGNTLTITGYNASTGVISYSYTLNGTDSHPTGAGTNSISESFTVTATDSNNSGATGTLDVNVVDDVPKAFDDNPGGVASESQLTLTGSVLGNDVQGADRIATGPVTPNTIVGTYGTLQLFADGSYTYTLDKTDPQFVALHGGGNGTETFTYQLNDSDGDTSTAKLVLQVHNNNDPVVLTGLDLTGGELTVFEKNLIDGSNPNIPSLTQTGTFTVTALDGLKTLTVGGLNVVTNGVVATFPLSEGTALGNNFVVTGYDPNTGVVSYRYTLLDNEMHPDANGSNSLPEQITVTASDYDTNTATGTIDINIIDDLPTANPDVRTVVEGGVVSANVLSNDVGGADSPSLAGAVVGVRAGSNIGTPASGGLGSNINGAFGYLTLDANGNAVYHSYPNSVTPPGAVDTFVYTVRDADGDVSTTTLSITVTDSGLKALTDGDVTVYEKALDLNLDGQDLAPGTVVGSDPTATTETASGNLADSTSGGTGPLSFSLVGSATGSYGQILLNANGTYTYTLTSAPKTTPNANDGPNTLTDTFVYKVTDQLGNTTTSNIVVSIVDDLPIVVSSTREVTATEVDSNLLLIIDISGSMNDPSGAGGTRLDLAKASITQLLNRYDDMGDVKVQIVTFNDSSQQLSSQWVSVATAKTLVNGLTAFNGTNYDSALGTAQTAYGTAGKLEGAQNVAYFFSDGNPTTSNTNNPNNPGNVVNPEYGDGIDATEEGVWRAFLDANGIKAYAIGLGAGVNSIYLDPVAYDGSTHTNTNAVVVANLAGLDAVLAGTVQGAPVTGSLLTDGTFGADGGFVKSLTVDGITYTYNPAAGGSMSANLPGGHGTFDTVSNSVTITTNQGGTLVVDMDNGEFRYTPPKLTGSLITETFGVTVSDNDGDLATSSLVVKVNPNAAPVAGDDHVITNILSGNIVVPAELLLANDSDANHDNLTPIPTSFATGWMVKGGSFTGSGSRTFNGMGDTPANQNLADVRNAFANISNTTAVLLVTGYLGTVSASNNNDEDRINVTLHQGETLNLNHNLSDTRMVMAYSFNGGAEIPILDNGTFTAGATGEYQIHLTNVPNPTGNASIFENYQLTMTVNYAGAQDFTPQYHGNYSVSDNHGGSDSAAVDITYQAGTTLNGTSGDDIILAGAGNNILNGGDGNDVLSAGNGNNEMHGGNGNDLLFSGIGNDLLDGGAGIDTVSYAHATSGVTVNLGTVGGQITGGAGTDTLMALENLIGSNFNDFLTGNGNNNLISGGLGNDTLKGEGGDDILIGGPGNNTLTGGAGADTFQYLTGGSGHDVITDFAVGTDKLDLSQLLQGENATTASLDDYLHFKVVGGTTTIDISAVAGATPNQTIDLAGVNLATQYGVTPGAGGLIAGGADTATIINGMLNDHSLKVDTV